A genomic window from Pseudomonas alcaligenes includes:
- a CDS encoding glycosyltransferase family 4 protein, whose product MRILIVSDAWHPQVNGVVTSLQALVGELRALGHLVKLLSPQDFRHLPCPSYPEIPLAWDLWRVGAAIRDFRPDCVHLATEGPLGWAARRWLRRRGLAFSSAIHTRFPEYVHTRWPWIPLAWGYAYLRRFHRPSQAVLVSTERLRQEFAGQGLQRLALWRKGVDSALFQPRPQGAGAPVFLYVGRLAAEKNLRAFLDLQLPGEKRLVGDGPERDELQRDYPQANFLGYLQGEALAAQFAAASVLVFPSRTDTYGLVMLEALACGTPVAAFPVAGPLDVLEAGVSGVMDEDLGQACLAALALDRRRCAEQAARSSWRASALEFLASQPLLDGEPLAEDDWQPARA is encoded by the coding sequence ATGAGGATCCTCATCGTCAGCGATGCCTGGCATCCGCAGGTCAACGGCGTGGTCACCAGCCTGCAGGCGCTGGTCGGCGAGCTGCGTGCTCTCGGGCACCTGGTCAAGCTGCTGTCGCCGCAGGACTTCAGGCACCTGCCGTGTCCCAGCTACCCGGAGATTCCCCTGGCCTGGGACCTGTGGCGGGTCGGCGCGGCGATCCGCGACTTCCGTCCGGACTGCGTGCACCTGGCCACCGAGGGCCCGCTGGGCTGGGCCGCGCGGCGCTGGCTGAGGCGGCGCGGGCTGGCCTTCTCCAGTGCCATCCACACGCGCTTTCCCGAATATGTACACACCCGTTGGCCGTGGATTCCGCTCGCCTGGGGCTATGCCTACCTGCGCCGCTTCCACCGGCCGAGCCAGGCCGTGCTGGTCAGCACCGAGCGCCTGCGCCAGGAGTTCGCCGGGCAGGGCCTGCAGCGCCTGGCGCTGTGGCGCAAGGGGGTGGACAGCGCGCTGTTCCAGCCGCGCCCACAGGGCGCCGGCGCGCCGGTGTTCCTCTACGTCGGCCGGCTGGCGGCGGAGAAGAACCTGCGCGCCTTTCTCGACCTGCAGTTGCCCGGCGAGAAGCGCCTGGTCGGCGATGGCCCCGAGCGCGACGAGCTGCAGCGCGACTATCCACAGGCCAACTTCCTCGGTTACCTGCAGGGCGAGGCGCTGGCCGCGCAGTTCGCCGCCGCCAGCGTGCTGGTATTCCCGTCGCGCACCGACACCTACGGCCTGGTGATGCTCGAGGCCCTGGCCTGCGGCACGCCGGTGGCGGCCTTCCCGGTGGCCGGGCCGCTGGATGTGCTGGAGGCGGGGGTGAGCGGGGTGATGGACGAGGACCTGGGCCAGGCCTGCCTGGCCGCGCTGGCGCTGGATCGACGGCGCTGCGCCGAACAGGCCGCGCGCTCGTCCTGGCGTGCCTCGGCCCTGGAGTTCCTGGCCAGCCAGCCGCTGCTGGATGGCGAGCCGCTGGCCGAGGACGACTGGCAGCCGGCGCGCGCCTGA
- a CDS encoding UDP-2,3-diacylglucosamine diphosphatase gives MSIAERSKPSRKQHVRTLWISDVHLGTRDCQAERLAAFLKRYQADRIYLVGDIIDGWKLRGGIYWPQAHTNVIRRLLTMSKRGTEVIYVTGNHDEFLRRYSTLMLGNIQLVDEAVHETADGRRLLVIHGDQFDVITRYHRWLAFLGDSAYELTLTLNRWLNHWRERWGYGYWSLSAYLKHKVKSAVNFISDFEEAIAHECVRRGLDGVVCGHIHHAEIRPVGGVEYMNCGDWVESCTALIEHLDGSIQLYRLAEDQAQAAEVAAIGQAA, from the coding sequence ATGAGCATCGCCGAGCGCAGCAAGCCCAGCCGCAAGCAGCACGTCCGCACCCTGTGGATTTCCGATGTCCACCTGGGAACCCGCGATTGCCAGGCCGAGCGCCTGGCTGCCTTCCTCAAGCGCTACCAGGCCGACCGCATCTACCTGGTCGGCGACATCATCGACGGCTGGAAGCTGCGCGGCGGCATCTACTGGCCGCAGGCCCATACCAACGTGATCCGCCGCCTGCTGACCATGAGCAAGCGCGGCACCGAGGTGATCTACGTCACCGGCAACCACGACGAATTCCTGCGCCGCTACTCGACGCTGATGCTCGGCAACATCCAGCTGGTCGACGAGGCCGTGCACGAGACGGCCGACGGCCGCCGCCTGCTGGTGATCCACGGCGACCAGTTCGACGTGATCACCCGCTACCACCGCTGGTTGGCCTTCCTCGGCGATTCGGCCTACGAGCTGACCCTGACCCTCAACCGCTGGCTCAACCACTGGCGCGAGCGCTGGGGCTACGGCTACTGGTCGCTGTCGGCCTACCTCAAGCACAAGGTCAAGTCGGCGGTGAACTTCATCAGCGACTTCGAGGAAGCCATCGCCCACGAGTGCGTCAGGCGCGGCCTCGACGGCGTGGTCTGCGGGCATATCCACCACGCCGAGATCCGTCCGGTGGGCGGCGTGGAATACATGAACTGCGGCGACTGGGTGGAGTCCTGCACGGCGCTGATCGAGCACCTGGATGGCAGCATCCAGCTCTACCGGCTGGCCGAGGACCAGGCGCAGGCCGCCGAAGTGGCAGCCATCGGGCAGGCCGCATGA
- a CDS encoding AraC family transcriptional regulator — translation MSQLLSLRHYHHEQIAHSHDHAQLVFGLSGRLDFEVAGRGCQVSSMSLAVVPPAAHHACASPAGSRCLVLDVPQDGWLQQRLGHHAEASRRLLETPGRVQLSPAQSQLVDWLAASPIDDAVIAQQGAALLLASLSGAPALAAPAGLPLASLDAHIDRHCAHPLQVADLARLCGLSAARFHTRFLAETGRTPMEHVRLRRLQLGRRLLLGSRLAVGEIAARVGYASQSAFTAALVRELGVTPSQLRRESRDNARE, via the coding sequence ATGTCCCAGCTGCTCTCGCTGCGCCACTACCACCACGAGCAGATCGCCCACAGCCACGACCACGCCCAGCTGGTCTTCGGTCTCTCCGGCCGGCTCGACTTCGAGGTCGCCGGGCGCGGCTGCCAGGTCTCCAGCATGAGCCTGGCCGTGGTACCGCCCGCGGCCCACCACGCCTGCGCCAGCCCGGCCGGAAGCCGCTGCCTGGTGCTGGACGTGCCGCAGGATGGCTGGCTGCAGCAGCGCCTAGGCCACCATGCCGAGGCCAGCCGGCGCCTGCTGGAGACCCCGGGGCGGGTGCAGCTGAGCCCGGCGCAGAGCCAGCTGGTCGACTGGCTGGCGGCCAGCCCGATCGACGACGCGGTGATCGCCCAGCAGGGCGCCGCCCTGCTCCTCGCCAGCCTCAGCGGCGCCCCGGCGCTGGCGGCGCCGGCGGGCCTGCCGCTGGCCAGCCTCGACGCGCACATCGACCGGCACTGCGCCCACCCGCTGCAGGTGGCCGACCTGGCGCGCCTGTGCGGCCTGTCGGCGGCGCGCTTCCATACGCGCTTCCTCGCCGAGACCGGCCGCACGCCGATGGAGCATGTACGCCTGCGCCGCCTGCAGCTCGGCCGCCGCCTGCTGCTCGGCAGCCGTCTGGCGGTCGGCGAGATCGCCGCGCGGGTCGGCTACGCCTCGCAGAGCGCCTTCACCGCGGCCCTGGTGCGCGAACTGGGCGTCACCCCCAGCCAGCTGCGCCGCGAGTCGCGCGACAACGCCCGCGAGTAG
- a CDS encoding tRNA-binding protein has product MQIIEWQDFERVELRVGTLLSARPNDKAIKPAYVLEVDLGDLGVKTSSAQLTAHYDAAELVGRQVLCVCNFAPKRVAGVRSEVLVTGVYDSDGKVVLASFDKPLPNGARLA; this is encoded by the coding sequence ATGCAGATCATCGAGTGGCAGGACTTCGAGCGCGTGGAACTGCGCGTCGGCACCCTGCTCAGCGCCCGCCCCAATGACAAGGCGATCAAGCCGGCCTATGTGCTGGAAGTGGACCTCGGCGACCTCGGGGTGAAGACCTCCAGCGCCCAGCTCACCGCCCACTACGACGCCGCGGAACTGGTCGGCCGCCAGGTGCTGTGCGTGTGCAACTTCGCCCCCAAGCGGGTCGCCGGGGTGCGCTCGGAAGTGCTGGTGACCGGCGTCTACGACAGCGATGGCAAAGTGGTGCTGGCCAGCTTCGACAAGCCCCTGCCCAACGGCGCCCGCCTGGCCTGA
- a CDS encoding DMT family transporter has translation MQHRTALFALHLGALFFGLSGIFGKLALAAPVVIVFGRALFAVLALLPLTRLGEAVARLSWNRRLALAGAGLLLGGHWWAFFIAVKVSGVAVATLGFASFPAFTVLLEGLLFREKVRLAEWGVVGLVSLGLVLVTPHFDLGSDATLGLAWAVFSGLLFAMVSVSNRATTAGVKPAQAALWQNLAIALVSLPLAWSALPTVRALDWLWIALLGLLCTALAHSLFVASLRVLNARSASVVFALEPVYGIAFAWWLFSEQPTLRMLFGGSLILLATLISARLSKRAASVEDLG, from the coding sequence ATGCAGCACCGCACCGCCCTCTTCGCCCTGCACCTGGGCGCCCTGTTCTTCGGCCTGTCCGGCATCTTCGGCAAGCTGGCCCTGGCCGCCCCAGTGGTCATCGTTTTCGGCCGCGCCCTGTTCGCCGTGCTGGCCCTGCTGCCACTGACCCGCCTCGGCGAGGCGGTGGCCCGGCTGAGCTGGAACAGGCGCCTGGCCCTGGCCGGCGCCGGCCTGCTGCTGGGTGGCCACTGGTGGGCCTTCTTCATCGCGGTGAAGGTGTCCGGGGTGGCGGTGGCCACGCTCGGCTTCGCCAGCTTCCCGGCCTTCACCGTGCTGCTCGAGGGGCTGCTGTTCCGCGAGAAGGTGCGCCTGGCCGAATGGGGCGTGGTCGGCCTGGTCAGCCTCGGCCTGGTGCTGGTCACCCCGCACTTCGACCTCGGCAGCGACGCCACCCTGGGCCTGGCCTGGGCGGTGTTCTCCGGGCTGCTGTTCGCCATGGTCTCGGTGTCCAACCGCGCCACCACGGCCGGGGTCAAGCCGGCCCAGGCGGCGCTCTGGCAGAACCTGGCGATCGCCCTGGTCAGCCTGCCGCTGGCCTGGTCGGCACTGCCCACGGTGCGGGCCCTGGACTGGCTGTGGATCGCCCTGCTCGGCCTGCTCTGCACGGCCCTGGCACACAGCCTGTTCGTCGCCAGCCTGCGCGTGCTCAACGCGCGCAGCGCCTCGGTGGTGTTCGCCCTGGAGCCGGTCTACGGCATCGCCTTCGCCTGGTGGCTGTTCAGCGAGCAGCCGACCCTGCGCATGCTCTTCGGCGGCAGCCTGATCCTGCTCGCCACGCTGATCTCGGCGCGCCTGAGCAAGCGCGCCGCCAGCGTGGAGGATCTGGGCTAG
- a CDS encoding SelT/SelW/SelH family protein encodes MGKPHVVISYCTQCQWLLRAAWLAQELLSTFADELAMVSLEPGTGGVFRITCDGVQLWERKADGGFPEAKVLKQRLRDLIDPQRDLGHNDR; translated from the coding sequence ATGGGCAAGCCGCACGTGGTGATCAGCTACTGCACCCAGTGCCAGTGGCTGCTACGCGCCGCCTGGCTGGCCCAGGAGCTGCTCAGCACCTTCGCCGACGAACTGGCCATGGTCAGCCTGGAGCCGGGCACGGGCGGGGTGTTCCGCATCACCTGCGACGGCGTGCAGCTGTGGGAGCGCAAGGCCGATGGCGGCTTTCCCGAGGCCAAGGTGCTCAAGCAGCGCCTGCGCGACCTGATCGACCCGCAGCGCGACCTCGGCCACAACGACCGCTAG
- a CDS encoding MarR family transcriptional regulator: MQNFAQHSFGMQLAQLSRAWRAELDRRLSGLGLSQARWLVLLHLALLKEPPTQRELAQTVGVEGPTLARLLDGLEAQELVQRIAVPEDRRAKKVVLTDKARPLIVQIESIALQLRKELFAGVSEEDQRLCQQVHARILANLEKS, from the coding sequence ATGCAGAACTTTGCGCAACACAGTTTCGGTATGCAACTGGCCCAGCTTTCCCGCGCCTGGCGCGCCGAGCTGGATCGTCGACTGTCCGGCCTGGGCCTGTCCCAGGCACGCTGGCTGGTGCTGCTGCACCTGGCCCTGCTCAAGGAGCCGCCGACCCAGCGCGAGCTGGCGCAGACGGTGGGTGTCGAGGGGCCGACCCTGGCCCGCCTGCTCGACGGCCTGGAGGCCCAGGAGCTGGTGCAACGCATCGCCGTGCCGGAGGACCGCCGCGCCAAGAAGGTGGTGCTCACCGACAAGGCGCGGCCGCTGATCGTGCAGATCGAGAGCATCGCCCTGCAGCTGCGCAAGGAGCTGTTCGCCGGCGTCAGCGAGGAAGATCAGCGCCTCTGCCAGCAGGTGCACGCACGTATCCTGGCCAACCTGGAAAAGTCCTGA
- a CDS encoding DUF2804 domain-containing protein → MERLIQANGQPHYGIFPAAPGEVNWRDFDFRSPMGRRLGALAKWRRYHQFQYFGIVSDELIGGCALADISLLGAGFVYLFHPASGRMLERQFRRPLGLGTAFSPRPNAGVCELRSGANRLRLSNQGPDKHLLVELDDGTRIEASFSEQQLQPMCICTPTAVNGWVYAQKVAGVRCHGQVHSALGDFDLTALNAFAHHDWSAGYMRPETNWNWACLSGALGGTRVGLNLSCGVNETSFSENCYWLDGALLPVGGVHFQFDRDDPLKPWQILSADGQVELQFHGHGLHREQLDLGLLASNFKQVFGRFQGTLRPPGRAPLRIDNLWGFVEDQYVKW, encoded by the coding sequence ATGGAACGACTGATCCAGGCCAACGGCCAACCCCACTACGGCATCTTCCCGGCGGCGCCGGGCGAGGTGAACTGGCGCGACTTCGACTTCCGCTCGCCGATGGGGCGGCGCCTCGGTGCCCTGGCCAAGTGGCGGCGCTACCACCAGTTCCAGTACTTCGGCATCGTCAGCGACGAGCTGATCGGCGGCTGCGCGCTGGCCGACATCAGCCTGCTCGGCGCCGGCTTCGTCTACCTGTTCCACCCGGCCAGCGGGCGCATGCTCGAGCGTCAGTTCAGGCGCCCGCTGGGCCTCGGCACGGCGTTCTCGCCGCGGCCCAACGCCGGCGTCTGCGAGCTGCGCAGCGGCGCCAACCGGCTGCGCCTGAGCAACCAGGGCCCGGACAAGCACCTGCTGGTGGAACTGGACGACGGCACGCGCATCGAGGCGAGCTTCTCCGAGCAGCAGTTGCAGCCCATGTGCATCTGCACGCCAACGGCGGTCAACGGCTGGGTCTACGCGCAGAAGGTGGCCGGCGTGCGCTGCCACGGCCAGGTGCACAGCGCCCTGGGCGACTTCGACCTGACGGCGCTGAATGCCTTCGCCCACCACGACTGGTCGGCCGGCTACATGCGGCCGGAGACGAACTGGAACTGGGCCTGCCTGTCCGGTGCGCTGGGCGGCACGCGGGTCGGCCTGAACCTGTCGTGCGGGGTCAACGAGACCAGCTTCAGCGAGAACTGCTACTGGCTGGATGGCGCCTTGCTGCCGGTCGGCGGCGTGCATTTCCAGTTCGACCGCGACGACCCGCTCAAGCCCTGGCAGATCCTCTCGGCTGACGGCCAGGTCGAGCTGCAGTTCCACGGCCATGGCCTGCACCGCGAGCAGCTCGACCTGGGCCTGCTGGCCAGCAACTTCAAGCAGGTGTTCGGGCGCTTCCAGGGCACCCTGCGCCCGCCGGGGCGCGCGCCGCTGCGCATCGACAACCTGTGGGGCTTCGTCGAAGACCAGTATGTCAAATGGTAA
- a CDS encoding diguanylate cyclase domain-containing protein yields the protein MAPHPEWLAEVRSSPYADQLARGFRRLRFGAGLEREYRDYLLRDSFELKRTALAFALVVWLAFAGVDIFMVDGSLLLAMLAIRLVVALLLLALAWNMAHSGLSPRQTTMMLVGMLAMGIGTAAIITLGHSQDPFFPYEGLLLVCIAGYFLAGLRLVEAASASLLVLLIYGLLEWLGGLAPERLYNNLLFLVCGNLIGAVGCYVLELKSREHFLVSHLMGQLAHQDSLTGLHNRRSFDRELPRLWRQAQREGKPLALLLCDVDHFKAYNDHYGHQAGDRALQQVGTVLLSAARRPLDMAVRLGGEEFAVLLYGIGAEEARQRAEALRQALQACAIAHAGSPTAAVLTLSIGVSCLQPQAEEDPFSLCGHADRALYEAKAFGRNQVVT from the coding sequence GTGGCGCCGCATCCAGAATGGTTGGCCGAAGTCCGCTCCAGCCCCTATGCCGACCAGTTGGCACGGGGCTTCCGCCGCCTGCGTTTCGGCGCCGGGCTGGAGCGCGAATACCGCGACTACCTGCTGCGCGACAGCTTCGAGCTCAAGCGCACGGCCCTGGCCTTCGCCCTGGTGGTCTGGCTGGCCTTCGCCGGGGTCGACATCTTTATGGTCGACGGCTCCCTGCTGCTCGCCATGCTGGCCATCCGCCTGGTGGTGGCCCTGCTGTTGCTGGCCCTGGCCTGGAACATGGCGCATAGCGGCCTGTCGCCACGGCAGACGACCATGATGCTGGTGGGCATGCTGGCAATGGGCATTGGTACCGCGGCCATCATCACCCTCGGCCACAGCCAGGATCCCTTCTTCCCCTACGAAGGTCTGCTGCTGGTGTGTATCGCCGGCTACTTCCTGGCCGGCCTGCGCCTGGTCGAGGCCGCCAGCGCCTCGCTGCTGGTACTGCTGATCTATGGCCTGCTCGAATGGCTGGGCGGACTGGCGCCGGAGCGCCTGTACAACAACCTGCTGTTCCTGGTGTGCGGTAACCTGATTGGCGCGGTGGGCTGCTACGTGCTGGAGCTGAAGTCGCGCGAGCACTTCCTGGTCAGCCACCTGATGGGCCAGCTGGCGCACCAGGACAGCCTCACCGGGTTGCACAATCGGCGCAGCTTCGACCGCGAGCTGCCGCGCCTGTGGCGCCAGGCCCAGCGCGAGGGCAAGCCGCTGGCCCTGTTACTGTGCGATGTCGATCACTTCAAGGCGTACAACGACCACTACGGCCACCAGGCCGGCGATCGTGCCCTGCAGCAGGTCGGTACGGTGCTGCTGAGCGCCGCCCGGCGCCCGCTGGACATGGCCGTGCGCCTCGGCGGCGAGGAGTTCGCCGTGCTGCTCTACGGCATCGGTGCCGAGGAGGCGCGCCAGCGTGCCGAGGCCCTGCGCCAGGCCCTGCAGGCTTGCGCCATCGCCCATGCCGGCTCGCCCACGGCGGCGGTGCTGACCCTGTCCATTGGCGTCTCCTGCCTGCAGCCGCAGGCCGAGGAGGACCCCTTCAGCCTCTGCGGCCATGCCGACCGTGCCCTCTACGAGGCCAAGGCCTTCGGCCGCAACCAGGTGGTGACCTGA
- the recQ gene encoding DNA helicase RecQ — protein sequence MLDQQALGILKDVFGYDAFRGNQAAIIERVAAGGDALVLMPTGGGKSLCYQVPGLLREGLAVIVSPLIALMDDQVATLDELGVAAVALNSTLSADEQREIAERIRRGEIKFLYLAPERLVQPRMLAFLQRLQVALFAIDEAHCVSQWGHDFRPEYLQLGQLAELFPGVPRIALTATADKRTREEIAQRLHLENAERFLSSFDRPNIFYRIQPKDQPRKQLLAFLAARKGDAGIVYCLSRKKVEEVADFLSAQGYPALPYHAGLPNELRAYHQKRFLNEEGLIMVATIAFGMGIDKPNVRFVCHLDLPKSLEAYYQETGRAGRDGLPADAWMAYGLQDVIFLKQMLAGSEGDERHKRVEQHKLDAMLALCEETRCRRQALLAYFDEVLEQPCGHCDTCVDNVQTWDATEPARQALSAIYRSGQRYGVGHLVDILLGRENDKIRAAGHQHLPVFGIGKALAEGDWRTLFRQLVARGLADVDLDGYGGLRLTDACRPLLRGEVTLELRRDLKPQQAAKASGSSASQLVRGEEREQWEALRALRRKLAEEHGVPPYVIFPDSTLLEMLRSQPRNLSEMARVSGVGARKLERYGEAFLEVLAGGESAEAPRVVSDLRHELVSLARAGMTPAQIAAQLNCGEKSVYNLLAEAIGRQQLSLEQALDLPEELLGEIQDAFLDGEGELPPVAAVVEQFAGRVEEGVLHCVRAALQAEFEV from the coding sequence ATGCTCGACCAACAGGCCCTTGGCATCCTCAAAGACGTATTCGGCTACGACGCCTTTCGCGGCAACCAGGCGGCGATCATCGAGCGCGTGGCCGCGGGCGGCGATGCCCTGGTGCTGATGCCCACCGGCGGCGGCAAGTCGCTGTGCTACCAGGTGCCCGGCCTGCTGCGCGAAGGCCTGGCGGTGATCGTCTCGCCGCTGATCGCGCTGATGGACGACCAGGTCGCCACCCTCGACGAGCTGGGCGTGGCCGCGGTGGCGCTGAATTCGACCCTGAGCGCCGACGAGCAGCGCGAGATCGCCGAGCGCATCCGCCGCGGTGAGATCAAGTTCCTCTACCTGGCCCCCGAGCGCCTGGTACAGCCGCGCATGCTGGCCTTCCTGCAGCGCCTGCAGGTGGCCCTGTTCGCCATCGACGAGGCGCACTGCGTGTCGCAGTGGGGCCACGACTTCCGTCCCGAATACCTGCAGCTGGGCCAGCTCGCCGAGCTGTTCCCCGGCGTGCCGCGCATCGCCCTGACCGCCACGGCGGACAAGCGCACCCGCGAGGAGATCGCCCAGCGCCTGCACCTGGAGAACGCCGAGCGCTTCCTCTCCAGCTTCGACCGGCCGAACATCTTCTACCGCATCCAGCCCAAGGATCAGCCGCGCAAGCAGCTGCTGGCCTTCCTCGCCGCGCGCAAGGGCGATGCCGGCATCGTCTACTGCCTGTCGCGCAAGAAGGTCGAGGAGGTCGCCGACTTCCTCAGCGCCCAGGGTTATCCGGCGCTGCCCTACCACGCCGGCCTGCCCAACGAGCTGCGCGCCTACCACCAGAAGCGCTTCCTCAACGAGGAAGGGCTGATCATGGTGGCGACCATCGCCTTCGGCATGGGCATCGACAAGCCCAACGTGCGCTTCGTCTGCCACCTCGACCTGCCCAAGTCGCTGGAAGCCTACTACCAGGAGACCGGTCGCGCCGGCCGCGACGGCTTGCCGGCGGATGCCTGGATGGCCTACGGCCTGCAGGACGTGATCTTCCTCAAGCAGATGCTCGCCGGCTCCGAGGGCGACGAGCGGCACAAGCGCGTCGAGCAGCACAAGCTCGATGCCATGCTGGCCCTGTGCGAGGAGACGCGCTGCCGCCGCCAGGCCCTGCTGGCCTACTTCGACGAGGTGCTGGAGCAGCCCTGCGGGCACTGCGACACCTGCGTCGACAACGTGCAGACCTGGGACGCCACCGAGCCGGCGCGCCAGGCCCTGTCGGCGATCTATCGCAGCGGCCAGCGCTACGGCGTCGGCCATCTGGTGGACATCCTGCTGGGCCGCGAGAACGACAAGATCCGCGCTGCCGGCCACCAGCACCTGCCGGTGTTCGGCATCGGCAAGGCGCTGGCCGAGGGCGACTGGCGCACCCTGTTCCGCCAGCTGGTGGCGCGCGGCCTGGCCGACGTCGACCTGGACGGCTACGGCGGCCTGCGCCTGACCGATGCCTGCCGTCCACTGCTGCGCGGGGAAGTGACCCTGGAGCTGCGCCGCGACCTCAAGCCGCAGCAGGCGGCCAAGGCCAGCGGCAGCAGCGCCAGCCAGCTGGTGCGCGGCGAGGAGCGCGAACAGTGGGAGGCGCTGCGCGCCCTGCGCCGCAAGCTGGCGGAGGAGCACGGCGTGCCGCCCTACGTCATCTTCCCCGACTCGACCCTGCTGGAGATGCTGCGCAGCCAGCCGCGCAACCTGTCCGAGATGGCCCGGGTCAGCGGCGTCGGCGCGCGCAAGCTGGAGCGCTACGGCGAGGCCTTCCTCGAAGTGCTGGCCGGCGGCGAGTCCGCCGAGGCGCCCAGGGTGGTCAGCGACCTGCGCCACGAGCTGGTCAGCCTGGCCCGCGCCGGCATGACCCCGGCGCAGATCGCGGCTCAGCTCAACTGCGGCGAGAAGAGCGTGTACAACCTGCTGGCCGAGGCCATCGGCCGCCAGCAGCTGTCCCTGGAGCAGGCGCTGGACCTGCCGGAGGAGCTGCTCGGCGAGATCCAGGATGCCTTCCTCGATGGCGAAGGCGAGCTGCCGCCGGTGGCGGCAGTGGTCGAACAGTTCGCCGGGCGGGTAGAGGAGGGCGTGTTGCACTGCGTGCGCGCCGCCCTGCAGGCCGAGTTCGAGGTCTGA